The following DNA comes from Bacillota bacterium.
TCCATCCACTCCCGCCAGGAGATCTTGCGGGGGCTGATGAAGCGCCGCACCCGGTCCACCAGGATCTCGGCGCCGCCTCCGGGCACCGAATCCAAACCCGCCTCCCGCAGGGCCGCCAACAGCTCACGCACCGCCAGCCCTTCCCGGCGGGCCAGGTACACGATCTCCGGCGGCGAAAACGAGTGCACCTGGATGCCGTCAAAGCGGGCCTTGATCGCCCCGAGCATCCCGGTGTAATACTCCAGCCCGAGTTCGGGGTGAAGCCCGCCCTGGATCAGCACCTGCGTGCCGCCCAGACGCACCAGCTCCCCGATCTTCTCAATGATCTCCTCCACGGACAGGACATAGGCTTCCGGAGCATCAGGGGCGCGGTAGAAAGCGCAAAAACGGCAGGCCGACACACACACGTTGGTGTAGTTGATGTTCCGGTCGATCACGAAGGTAACTCGCCCCTCCGGGTGCCGCCGCCGCCGTGCCAGGTCCGCGGCCCGGCCTAAGTCCAAAAGACCGGCCGACTCAAGCAGGACCGTGCCCGCCTCTTCCGTGAGCCGCTCACCGGCCGCCGCCTTTTCGAGGACCTCCCGCAGTTCAGGCAAGGTGTTCCCCCCAGATGGCGAGCCGCACCCGTTCCTCGATCAGGCCCGTTTTGTACGTATAGTCATAGAAGGTTAAAAGTCCCCGGCGGTAGTCGGCGTCAAAGTCGTGCCGGACCAGCTTCAAATAGTCAGCAACGAACTCCCGGGACAGGCCCGTCCGGCGCACGCCGAGGTCCAGCACCGCCTCGCGCTCCCGAAGGCCGATCTCCCGGGCCTGATGCAGCGCCGCGACCAGCACGGCCGTTTCCCGAGGGTGAGCCAGGGCATAGTCGCGCCGGACCACCCAGACGGCGAAAACCATTCGTTCCCCGGTGAACTTCTTCCAGGCCTCCCCGAGATCGACGACCACCAGCGGCGCCCTGGTTTCCCGCACGCGCCGGTAGGCGGCCAGGGCCTCGTCGCCGATCAGCAAGGCGGCGTCAGCCTGGCTCAGCATGAGTTCCAGGTTTGAAACCGTGCTTTCGAACTGCACGTCCACGTGGTAGTAATGGTGGAACAGGACCCTCAACAGGGCCACGGCGCTGGCGGAGGTGTCCGGCAGGCACACCTTTTTCCCGTCCAGCTCGGTGAGCGGCACCTTGCTCATCAAAAAGATGCTCCCCACCGGGCCGTCCGAACTGATTGAGAGACCGGGCACGATCAAGCAGCGGTCCGGGTGACGGGCGTACTCGATGCTGGAGATCGGGGTTATCTCCAATTCACCGCGCAAGAAAAGCCCGTTCAGCCGCGTGGGTGGGCCCTTCACCAGAACGGCGGGCACGTCAACCAGGCCCTGTTCAAAGGCGTAGTAGATGGGCAGGCAGTTCAGGTAATCTACCTGTCCCAGGCGGATCAACGTCATCAGGCGAAATCCTCCCTGACCACGTTATACAGCGTATCGCGTTCCACCGGCACGCGGCCCGCCGCCCGGACGAGCCGCAGGAGTTCTCCCTGCCCCAGGCTCTGGGCCGTCTGGCTGCCGGCCGCCCGGGCAATCTGCTCCTCGACCACCGTGCCGTCGATATCGTTAACCCCGAAGTTTAAGGAAATCTGGGCCAGCTTAGGCCCGATCATCACCCAGTAAGCCTTGATGTGCTCGAAATTGTCGAGGATGAGCCGCGCCACCGCCAGCGTTTTCAGGTCGTCGTACCCGGTGGTGGCGGTGGGGATCTCCGGCTCGAGGGCGGTGTTCCGCGGGTGGAAGGCCAGCGGGATGAAAGCCTTGAAGCCCCCGGTCCGATCCTGGAGTTCCCGGAGCTGCAAGAGATGCTCGACCCGCTCCTCCAGCGTCTCCACGTGTCCGTAGAGCATGGTGGCGTTGGTGCGGATGCCCAGCCGGTGGGCCGTTTCGTGCACGGCGAGCCAGCGCGCGCCGCTGATCTTGTTCGGGCAGACCAACTCCCGCACCCGCGGGGCGAAGATCTCGGCCCCGCCGCCGGGCAGGGTATCCAGGCCGGCCGCCCGGAGTTCAACCAATACGTCCTCAAGCTCAAGCCCATGCAGGCCGGTCAAATAGTCCACCTCGACCGCGGTCAGGGCCTGGATGATCACGCCGGGGACTGCGTCCCGGAGCCGGGTGAGCATCTCCCGGTAGTAGTCCAGGTTCAGATCGGGGTGCAGGCCGCCGACGACGTGCACTTCGGAAATGCCGAGCGCCCAGGATTCGCGTGCCTGGGCCTCGACTTCGCCGAGGGACATCACGTAACCGGCCGGGTCGCCCGGTTCCTTGCCGAAGGCGCAGAACCGGCAGCCGTTCACACAGATGTTGGTGTGGTTGATGTGCCGGTTCACCACGAAGTACACCCGGTCGCCGTGTTTTTGGAGCCGGGCGGCGTCAGCCAGCCGCCCGACCCCGATCAGGTCCGGAGACTGGAAAAGGGCCATTCCGTCGTCGAGCCCGAGACGGGTACCGCTTTGCACCTTCCGGGCGACCGCCCCGAGCCTGTCGTCAAAAAACTCATAGTCCACGCTGATCATACCCCGTTATCTTTTAACCGATTAACACGTCAGCCAATGTAAAAACGAACATCGTCAGCGAGAGCGCCACGTTCACGTGGAAAAAAGCAACGTTGATGCGCGCCGGGTCCGCAGGGTTGGCAATCATGTGCTCGTACATCAGGAGCCCGGCCGCAATGCCCACCCCGATGAAATAGAACGCCCCCAGACCCAGCATCAGCCCCGCCGCCGCAAACAGCACCGGCGCCAGAACATGGAAGACCAGCGCGACCCGGAGCGCCCTGACGATCCCGAAGCGCGCCGGGATGGAGTGAATCCGGTGTTCCCGGTCGAAATTGTAGTCCAGGCAGGCGTAGATAATGTCAAAACCGGCCACCCAGAACAACACCCCCAGACCCAGCAGTACGGGGGCCAGAGTGAAGCCGTTCGCGATCGCGATCCAGCTCGCCACCGGGGTGATCCCGAGCGCCATTCCGAGCCAGAGGTGGCAAGCCCAGGTGAAACGCTTGGTATACGAATAGGCGGCCAGGATGAACACCGCGAACGGGAAGAGCTTCGCGGCCAAGGGGCTCAGCTGCATGGCCGCCAGCCCCAGCAGAATAAAGGAGAGCACGGCGTATACCCAGACCTCGGCCACCGACAGGATTCCCCGTGGCAGTGCCCGTTCGGCGGTGCGGGGGTTGGCCTTGTCGACATGCCGGTCGATGATCCGGTTTAAAGACATCGCCCCGGTACGCGCCCCGACCATGGCCAGGGTGATCCACAAGAGGTCGTGCCCGCTGGGAATGCGGTGCTCCACCAGCAGGGCGCCGATGTAGGCGAAAGGAAGGGCGAACACCGTGTGCTCGAAACGAATCATCTGGGCCACGATGACCACGCGCTGCAACATCGCCGCTTTGACTAATGCTCCTTTACGGGCCTAACTCGGCTGCGGTTTCGCACCGGAGTGCACAGTCACAATCCCGCCGGTGAGTTCCGTGTATTGCACGTCCACCAGTCCCTGCCGCACAAACAATTCGCGGACATGGTCCCGGGGCGGAAAATGTTCCAGGGACATGGACAGGAAATCGTAGGGTCCGGTAAAACCCACCCCCAACCGGCCGACCAGGGGCACCACCCGGCGCAGGTACAGGGAGTGCGCCTGCTTCAGCACCGGGAGTTCCGGTTTAGCCAACTCCAGGCTGACCACTCTCCCGCCGGGCCGCACCACCCGTACCATTTCGGCGATGGTCCGCTCCAGGTCGGACACCGTGCGCAGGGCGAAGCCAATCGCCGCCGCGTCGAAGCTGCTATCCGGAAAGGGCAGTCCGGTGGCCTCGCCGGCGACCAGCTCGACCATTTCACCCAGCGGCGCGCGCTCCAGGTTCTCCCGGGCCCGGGCCAGCATCTCCGGGCAGAAATCGAGCCCCACCACCCGGCCCTCCCGCCCCACCAGCCGGGCCAACTCCAGCGTCAGGCGCCCCGTCCCGCAAGCCACGTCCAGCGCCCGGCCCCCGGGTTTGAGTCCGCAGACCGCCGCCGCCGAGGCGCGCCAGTAGCGGTCCTGGTTCAGGCTCAGCACACTGTTGAGCAGGTCGTAGCGGTGGGCGATCGATGCGAACATGGCCAGCATCGCCTCGGCCTTCGCTTCCGGGGAATCGCCGGGCTCTTGTGTCCCGCCGTTCATTTTCAACTCCCGGCCCCGGCCGGGGGCTGTCCCGGCCAGTCTAACAGGTGGGCGGCCAGGCCGTCAAGCGCGTCCCGCGGCGCACCCGGTGCCAACCCCGCCAGGCGGCGCCGGGCCTCTTCCAGATGTTGGCGGGCGTCTTTGGGCAATCCCCGGGCCGAAAGACCGTATCCCATCCCCAGGTTGTAACCGAGCCGGTACAGGTCTTCGCGCGCCCGCTCCGGCGCCTCCCCTTCCAGGCCCGCGATCAGACACGCCTGGGCGATCAACTCGGCGGTTTCTTGCCGTACCGCATCCGCGACCAACGCCGGTGTGGCGCTCAGGTGGAGGCGTGAAATCGCCCCGTCGTGGATTCGGCACACTGCCTCCGACAGTGGTTGCAGCACTCCCATCATACCGCTCGAACCGACCAGGCCGAAAAACCGCCCGAGGTAGTAATCCCCGATGAGCACGGCCAGCCGCGTGCGGTCGTTGCCCGGGCCGCCGTCCTCGTTAACGTGCTGATGGACCCGCACACTCAGGAACAACAACTGGACCATCGTAGCCAGGGCGACCAGCTTGGCGCGGGCGCCGTTGAACAGCCGACCCGTGAGGAGCACCACCCCCGGCCGCAGGTCAACCTCGAGCGGCGGCAACTCCAAGAGCGTGTACATGTTGTAGTGCTCAGCCGCCGGAAACCGGTCGGTCACGTTAGTGGCCCGGTGCACTTCTTCCAACTCGGACCGGATAGAATCAAAGAATCGCGTGGTCACGAAACAGCAAAACCTCCACGTGGGTTCCCCTGAATAGAGAGAATTCGTGCTCTTCCGAGTATGTCCTCCTAGTAAACTTGTACAGAATGAGTGGAAATAAACCGGGATGCGGAGAAAACCGTTGAGGCGGCAATGACACGCGGAAGGCGCGTTGCCGGGTAAAGAACGGCGGGGAGCTCAAGGAAGGCGGCGTGGCTGCGCAGTGAAACAAAATGGCCCTGCACATTTCCTTTCGGAGTGGCAAGGCCGATTCAGTTTTCTCCATCCCTCTGCGGCTTGGTACTAATAAATATCCCCCCTAATGATTGACCGCCTTTAATTCGGGCACGGAATCCGGAAAGATTCCCCTGACAGTTTCTTCCGCTTTGATCTGCTTGGCATTGAAGCGGCTGCACAAGTAGTTGCAGGCATCCCAGGGATCGACCCGATCGCCGCAGGTGAAAACGTCTACGGCCGCGTAACCCAATTCGGGCCAGGTATGGATGGTGAGATGAGACTCGGAAATCACGACCACGCCACTGACTCCCTGGGGGCTGAACTTGTGAAACACACACTCCCTGACTTCGGCTCCTGCTGCTAGTGCTGCGTTGACCATTATTTCTTCTACTTTCCTGGGATCATTTAGTACGTTGAAGTCGCATCCGTAGATTTCGGCAAGTATATGCCGCCCCATGGGTTTCATCGTCATTATCTTCCCCCTTCAGAAGTAGAATTTGTTGGTTAAATTCCAACAGAATAAATTCTAACATATACGGTAGGTTTGTCAACAGAATTTTAGGCCTGATTCGGCTAATTCCGCCAC
Coding sequences within:
- the mqnC gene encoding cyclic dehypoxanthinyl futalosine synthase, with protein sequence MPELREVLEKAAAGERLTEEAGTVLLESAGLLDLGRAADLARRRRHPEGRVTFVIDRNINYTNVCVSACRFCAFYRAPDAPEAYVLSVEEIIEKIGELVRLGGTQVLIQGGLHPELGLEYYTGMLGAIKARFDGIQVHSFSPPEIVYLARREGLAVRELLAALREAGLDSVPGGGAEILVDRVRRFISPRKISWREWMDVMYAAHELGMRTTATMMFGTVETPAERVRHLVRLREAQDRTGGFTAFIPWSYQPPNTELGGDPAGSHEYLKVLAVSRLMLDNFPNVQASWVTQGAKVAQVALSFGANDFGGTMLEENVVRAAGAAHRVPLAEIIRVIRDAGFVPVQRTTEYEILHEF
- a CDS encoding menaquinone biosynthesis protein, producing MTLIRLGQVDYLNCLPIYYAFEQGLVDVPAVLVKGPPTRLNGLFLRGELEITPISSIEYARHPDRCLIVPGLSISSDGPVGSIFLMSKVPLTELDGKKVCLPDTSASAVALLRVLFHHYYHVDVQFESTVSNLELMLSQADAALLIGDEALAAYRRVRETRAPLVVVDLGEAWKKFTGERMVFAVWVVRRDYALAHPRETAVLVAALHQAREIGLREREAVLDLGVRRTGLSREFVADYLKLVRHDFDADYRRGLLTFYDYTYKTGLIEERVRLAIWGEHLA
- the mqnE gene encoding aminofutalosine synthase MqnE codes for the protein MDYEFFDDRLGAVARKVQSGTRLGLDDGMALFQSPDLIGVGRLADAARLQKHGDRVYFVVNRHINHTNICVNGCRFCAFGKEPGDPAGYVMSLGEVEAQARESWALGISEVHVVGGLHPDLNLDYYREMLTRLRDAVPGVIIQALTAVEVDYLTGLHGLELEDVLVELRAAGLDTLPGGGAEIFAPRVRELVCPNKISGARWLAVHETAHRLGIRTNATMLYGHVETLEERVEHLLQLRELQDRTGGFKAFIPLAFHPRNTALEPEIPTATTGYDDLKTLAVARLILDNFEHIKAYWVMIGPKLAQISLNFGVNDIDGTVVEEQIARAAGSQTAQSLGQGELLRLVRAAGRVPVERDTLYNVVREDFA
- a CDS encoding UbiA-like polyprenyltransferase; this encodes MLQRVVIVAQMIRFEHTVFALPFAYIGALLVEHRIPSGHDLLWITLAMVGARTGAMSLNRIIDRHVDKANPRTAERALPRGILSVAEVWVYAVLSFILLGLAAMQLSPLAAKLFPFAVFILAAYSYTKRFTWACHLWLGMALGITPVASWIAIANGFTLAPVLLGLGVLFWVAGFDIIYACLDYNFDREHRIHSIPARFGIVRALRVALVFHVLAPVLFAAAGLMLGLGAFYFIGVGIAAGLLMYEHMIANPADPARINVAFFHVNVALSLTMFVFTLADVLIG
- a CDS encoding ubiquinone/menaquinone biosynthesis methyltransferase, giving the protein MNGGTQEPGDSPEAKAEAMLAMFASIAHRYDLLNSVLSLNQDRYWRASAAAVCGLKPGGRALDVACGTGRLTLELARLVGREGRVVGLDFCPEMLARARENLERAPLGEMVELVAGEATGLPFPDSSFDAAAIGFALRTVSDLERTIAEMVRVVRPGGRVVSLELAKPELPVLKQAHSLYLRRVVPLVGRLGVGFTGPYDFLSMSLEHFPPRDHVRELFVRQGLVDVQYTELTGGIVTVHSGAKPQPS
- a CDS encoding polyprenyl synthetase family protein, with translation MTTRFFDSIRSELEEVHRATNVTDRFPAAEHYNMYTLLELPPLEVDLRPGVVLLTGRLFNGARAKLVALATMVQLLFLSVRVHQHVNEDGGPGNDRTRLAVLIGDYYLGRFFGLVGSSGMMGVLQPLSEAVCRIHDGAISRLHLSATPALVADAVRQETAELIAQACLIAGLEGEAPERAREDLYRLGYNLGMGYGLSARGLPKDARQHLEEARRRLAGLAPGAPRDALDGLAAHLLDWPGQPPAGAGS
- the speD gene encoding adenosylmethionine decarboxylase produces the protein MKPMGRHILAEIYGCDFNVLNDPRKVEEIMVNAALAAGAEVRECVFHKFSPQGVSGVVVISESHLTIHTWPELGYAAVDVFTCGDRVDPWDACNYLCSRFNAKQIKAEETVRGIFPDSVPELKAVNH